From Spiroplasma endosymbiont of Diplazon laetatorius:
AATGATAACTAAAAAAGAAAATGCTGACTTTTACACAAAACTTGCAAATGTCAAAACAGAATCTAAGTTATCAACTGCAAGTATTGAAACTTTATCAATAATTGCTTATAAAGGACCTATATCAAGAGCTAATGTTGAAGACATTAGAGGTGTTAATTGTGAAACTATTTTTTATAAACTTAAATTAAGAAACTTAATTGAAGAAGCTGGTAAATCCGATGAAGTTGGAAAACCAATGTTGTATAGAGTTACAGAAGATTTCTTAAAATACTTTAATTTAAATAGTTTAGACGAATTGCCGAAATTAAAAGAGGCAATAGAAGAAGAAAAAGATATCTTCAATAGAGGTTCATAATGGAAGAAAGACTAC
This genomic window contains:
- the scpB gene encoding SMC-Scp complex subunit ScpB encodes the protein MDNNKKMAIAEGLLFVNGDEGTTIEDLQFILGDVSQDEIEVLIDDLIQKYNNDMSSGLSIQKFAKNKYRMITKKENADFYTKLANVKTESKLSTASIETLSIIAYKGPISRANVEDIRGVNCETIFYKLKLRNLIEEAGKSDEVGKPMLYRVTEDFLKYFNLNSLDELPKLKEAIEEEKDIFNRGS